A region from the Acyrthosiphon pisum isolate AL4f chromosome A1, pea_aphid_22Mar2018_4r6ur, whole genome shotgun sequence genome encodes:
- the LOC100159261 gene encoding protein arginine N-methyltransferase 1 isoform X1, giving the protein MSVDSDSDHSFGDWVESGPDSVKCLFCELLYDDVAEAIVHCAKDHNFDLPLAKRKYTMDFYSYIKCINYTRTQIQEDEHFNPSTLFEDDAEPWNDDKYLTPVLKDDPWLMIDIDDVAEDEKESESGYTVNFENNQFTLSSEHFSHIQNKIQTVTKQLELKEKELADAYSQMLQMKDTLTKVLSARPEESINTASTLNLEDDHGYFGSYSSVDIHYEMLKDKVRTESYCSAILQNIPSFNGKTVLDLGTGSGILSMFMAKAQAAKVFAVDEADILYNATDNFRENGFDDVIVSIKGRIEDVSLPVEKVDAIVSEWMGYFLLFESMLDSLIFARDKYLNKSGIMLPNECNLFICGVSDTDRYDEILGFWSDVYGFRMPSLRTETLNKAQVEIVPVDQIVTDEYKLCTFNMYTCDTNSTNFKVEFKLNVTKTCIMTSIVGYFDSRFDNDNTVILSTAPNCPPTHWKQTVFLLPDPIDVNEGDLLVGEFQCSRNIKQVRSLVVTININNKTYTYNVS; this is encoded by the exons atgtCTGTAGATTCAGATTCCGACCACAGTTTCGGTGACTGGGTGGAAAGTGGACCAGATAGTGTAAAATGTCTATTTTGTGAACTTTTGTATGATGATGTAGCAGAAGCAATAGTTCACTGTGCTAAGGACCATAATTTTGATTTACCGTTGGCAAAACGTAAGTATACCATGGatttttattcgtatataaaATGCATCAACTACACAAGAACTCAGATACAAGAAGATGAACATTTTAATCCTAGTACGCTGTTTGAGGATGATGCTGAGCCTTGGaatgatgataaatatttaacaccaGTTTTAAAAGATGATCCTTGGCTAATGATTG atattgatGATGTAGCTGAAGATGAAAAAGAATCGGAATCTGGTTATActgttaattttgaaaataatcagtTTACCTTGTCATCTGAACATTTTAGccatatacaaaataaaattcaaacagtTACAAAACAA ttggAATTAAAAGAGAAAGAACTTGCTGACGCATACAGTCAAATGCTTCAAATGAAAGATACACTAACAAAGGTTTTGTCTGCTCGACCAGAAGAATCCATTAACACAGCATCTACTTTAAACTTAGAAGATGATCATGGCTATTTTGGTTCATATTCATCTGTTGACATCCATTATGAAATGCTCAAA gaTAAAGTACGAACAGAAAGTTATTGCTCTGCTATATTACAGAACATACCTTCATTTAATGGCAAAACAGTATTAGATTTAGGCACAGGTAGTGGAATACTATCTATGTTTATGGCCAAAGCACAAGCAGCTAAAGTTTTTGCTGTTGATGAAGCTGATATACTATACAACGCTACGGACAATTTTAG AGAAAACGGTTTTGATGATGTCATTGTCTCAATTAAAGGAAGAATTGAGGATGTCAGTTTACCAGTAGAAAAAGTTGATGCCATTGTTTCTGAATGGATgggatattttttgttatttgaatCAATGTTAGATAGTTTGATATTTGCCCGtgacaagtatttaaataaaagtggaATAATGTTGCCAAATGAATGTAACCTATTCATCTGTGGTGTGAGTGATACAG atAGATATGATGAAATATTGGGATTTTGGTCAGATGTATATGGTTTTCGTATGCCATCCTTAAGAACAGAAACATTAAATAAAGCACAAGTTGAAATTGTACCAGTTGACCAAATTGTTACTGACGAATATAAACTTTGCacatttaatatgtatacatgtgATACAAATTCTACTAATTTTAAAGTAGAATTTAAACTTAATGTCACAAAAACATGCATAATGACTAGTATAGTTGGGTACTTTGATTCAAGATTTGATAATGACAACACTGTGATATTATCGACAGCACCGAACTGTCCGCCCACTCATTGGAAACAAACAGTATTTCTTCTACCAGATCCAATTGATGTGAATGAAG gtGATTTACTTGTTGGAGAATTCCAGTGTTCcagaaatataaaacaagtaaGATCTTTAGTTGTcacaatcaatataaataacaaaacctATACTTATAATGTATCTTAg
- the LOC100159261 gene encoding protein arginine N-methyltransferase 3 isoform X2, whose amino-acid sequence MIDIDDVAEDEKESESGYTVNFENNQFTLSSEHFSHIQNKIQTVTKQLELKEKELADAYSQMLQMKDTLTKVLSARPEESINTASTLNLEDDHGYFGSYSSVDIHYEMLKDKVRTESYCSAILQNIPSFNGKTVLDLGTGSGILSMFMAKAQAAKVFAVDEADILYNATDNFRENGFDDVIVSIKGRIEDVSLPVEKVDAIVSEWMGYFLLFESMLDSLIFARDKYLNKSGIMLPNECNLFICGVSDTDRYDEILGFWSDVYGFRMPSLRTETLNKAQVEIVPVDQIVTDEYKLCTFNMYTCDTNSTNFKVEFKLNVTKTCIMTSIVGYFDSRFDNDNTVILSTAPNCPPTHWKQTVFLLPDPIDVNEGDLLVGEFQCSRNIKQVRSLVVTININNKTYTYNVS is encoded by the exons ATGATTG atattgatGATGTAGCTGAAGATGAAAAAGAATCGGAATCTGGTTATActgttaattttgaaaataatcagtTTACCTTGTCATCTGAACATTTTAGccatatacaaaataaaattcaaacagtTACAAAACAA ttggAATTAAAAGAGAAAGAACTTGCTGACGCATACAGTCAAATGCTTCAAATGAAAGATACACTAACAAAGGTTTTGTCTGCTCGACCAGAAGAATCCATTAACACAGCATCTACTTTAAACTTAGAAGATGATCATGGCTATTTTGGTTCATATTCATCTGTTGACATCCATTATGAAATGCTCAAA gaTAAAGTACGAACAGAAAGTTATTGCTCTGCTATATTACAGAACATACCTTCATTTAATGGCAAAACAGTATTAGATTTAGGCACAGGTAGTGGAATACTATCTATGTTTATGGCCAAAGCACAAGCAGCTAAAGTTTTTGCTGTTGATGAAGCTGATATACTATACAACGCTACGGACAATTTTAG AGAAAACGGTTTTGATGATGTCATTGTCTCAATTAAAGGAAGAATTGAGGATGTCAGTTTACCAGTAGAAAAAGTTGATGCCATTGTTTCTGAATGGATgggatattttttgttatttgaatCAATGTTAGATAGTTTGATATTTGCCCGtgacaagtatttaaataaaagtggaATAATGTTGCCAAATGAATGTAACCTATTCATCTGTGGTGTGAGTGATACAG atAGATATGATGAAATATTGGGATTTTGGTCAGATGTATATGGTTTTCGTATGCCATCCTTAAGAACAGAAACATTAAATAAAGCACAAGTTGAAATTGTACCAGTTGACCAAATTGTTACTGACGAATATAAACTTTGCacatttaatatgtatacatgtgATACAAATTCTACTAATTTTAAAGTAGAATTTAAACTTAATGTCACAAAAACATGCATAATGACTAGTATAGTTGGGTACTTTGATTCAAGATTTGATAATGACAACACTGTGATATTATCGACAGCACCGAACTGTCCGCCCACTCATTGGAAACAAACAGTATTTCTTCTACCAGATCCAATTGATGTGAATGAAG gtGATTTACTTGTTGGAGAATTCCAGTGTTCcagaaatataaaacaagtaaGATCTTTAGTTGTcacaatcaatataaataacaaaacctATACTTATAATGTATCTTAg
- the Pgam5 gene encoding phosphoglycerate mutase family member 5 (The RefSeq protein has 1 substitution compared to this genomic sequence): MAKYFNRHFLKTLALSTGVGAVSGYAVYSYLGSNDTEVQVQNGIEQRYYKIFENKETKWDSNWDKRQSKSLVKPVDSNKSDLQDKYDKKIESQKSRATRHIFLIRHGQYNLSGETDGDRKLTELGRKQALFTGERLSILDFPWTTITQSTLTRAMETCSIIQTQLPANIPLTSSDLLTEGAPIQPDPPSKHWKPELYFFRDGARIEAAFRKFIHRAPPDQKDDSYELIVCHANVIRYFVMRALQLNPEAWLRLSLDHASITWLSIYPNGRVSLRCYSNSGYMPPEAISR; the protein is encoded by the exons ATGGCGAAATACTTCAACAGACATTTCCTAAAAACGTTAGCGCTGTCCACTGGTGTTGGAGCCGTTAGTGGTTACGCAGTGTACTCTTACCTTGGATCCAACGATACCGAAGTCCAGGTGCAGAATGGAATAGAACAGAGGTACTACAAAATATTCGAGAACAAGGAAACCAAATGGGATTCTAACTGGGACAA GCGACAATCTAAGAGTCTAGTAAAGCCAGTTGATTCCAATAAATCAGATCTTCAAGATAAGTATGATAAGAAAATTGAAAGCCAAAAATCTCGTGCAACAAGGCACATTTTTCTTATTAGACATGGGCAGTACAACCTATCTGGAGAGACTGATGGAGATAGGAAGTTGACTGAACTAG GGAGAAAACAAGCTCTATTCACTGGTGAGCGGTTAAGTATATTAGATTTTCCATGGACAACAATTACACAGTCAACATTGACTCGAGCAATGGAAACTTGTTCAATAATCCAAACGCAATTGCCTGCAAATATACCACTGACATCATCTGATTTATTAACTGAAGGAGCACCAATACAACCAGATCCGCCAAGCAAACACTGGAAACCTGAGTTATAT TTTTTTAGGGATGGAGCTCGTATAGAAGCAGCTTTTCGAAAGTTCATTCATAGAGCGCCACCTGACCAAAAAGAAGACTCTTATGAATTAATAGTTTGCCATGCAAATGTTATAAGATATTTTGTTAtgag agCATTGCAGTTGAATCCAGAGGCATGGTTACGTTTGAGTTTAGATCATGCAAGTATTACGTGGCTTAGTATTTATCCCAATGGAAGAGTATCCTTAAGATGTTACAGTAATTCTGGGTACATGCCACCAGAAGCTATTtctcgttaa
- the Pgam5 gene encoding phosphoglycerate mutase family member 5 isoform X1 yields the protein MAKYFNRHFLKTLALSTGVGAVSGYAVYSYLGSNDTEVQVQNGIEQRYYKIFENKETKWDSNWDKRQSKSLVKPVDSNKSDLQDKYDKKIESQKSRATRHIFLIRHGQYNLSGETDGDRKLTELGRKQALFTGERLSILDFPWTTITQSTLTRAMETCSIIQTQLPANIPLTSSDLLTEGAPIQPDPPSKHWKPELYQFFRDGARIEAAFRKFIHRAPPDQKEDSYELIVCHANVIRYFVMRALQLNPEAWLRLSLDHASITWLSIYPNGRVSLRCYSNSGYMPPEAISR from the exons ATGGCGAAATACTTCAACAGACATTTCCTAAAAACGTTAGCGCTGTCCACTGGTGTTGGAGCCGTTAGTGGTTACGCAGTGTACTCTTACCTTGGATCCAACGATACCGAAGTCCAGGTGCAGAATGGAATAGAACAGAGGTACTACAAAATATTCGAGAACAAGGAAACCAAATGGGATTCTAACTGGGACAA GCGACAATCTAAGAGTCTAGTAAAGCCAGTTGATTCCAATAAATCAGATCTTCAAGATAAGTATGATAAGAAAATTGAAAGCCAAAAATCTCGTGCAACAAGGCACATTTTTCTTATTAGACATGGGCAGTACAACCTATCTGGAGAGACTGATGGAGATAGGAAGTTGACTGAACTAG GGAGAAAACAAGCTCTATTCACTGGTGAGCGGTTAAGTATATTAGATTTTCCATGGACAACAATTACACAGTCAACATTGACTCGAGCAATGGAAACTTGTTCAATAATCCAAACGCAATTGCCTGCAAATATACCACTGACATCATCTGATTTATTAACTGAAGGAGCACCAATACAACCAGATCCGCCAAGCAAACACTGGAAACCTGAGTTATAT CAGTTTTTTAGGGATGGAGCTCGTATAGAAGCAGCTTTTCGAAAGTTCATTCATAGAGCGCCACCTGACCAAAAAGAAGACTCTTATGAATTAATAGTTTGCCATGCAAATGTTATAAGATATTTTGTTAtgag agCATTGCAGTTGAATCCAGAGGCATGGTTACGTTTGAGTTTAGATCATGCAAGTATTACGTGGCTTAGTATTTATCCCAATGGAAGAGTATCCTTAAGATGTTACAGTAATTCTGGGTACATGCCACCAGAAGCTATTtctcgttaa
- the LOC100168145 gene encoding MPA13 allergen-like, with the protein MSLIFDQKFKLETSENFDEFCKALGVIEVMRTLGKVMSPVVELTKNPDGKHVLTCNTMIRNTSIEFNLNEEFVEETLDAHKVRSIITQKGNKLVHVQKGSSNRKETTIIREFEPDQLKMTLTADGVTCTRIYKPVK; encoded by the exons ATGTCACTGATTTTCGATCAAAAGTTCAAGCTTGAAACCAGCGAAAATTTTGACGAATTCTGTAAAGCTCTGG GCGTCATAGAGGTGATGCGCACATTGGGAAAAGTTATGTCTCCGGTGGTGGAATTGACCAAAAACCCGGACGGTAAACACGTGTTGACGTGCAACACGATGATCAGAAACACGTCGATTGAGTTCAACCTTAACGAAGAATTCGTTGAAGAGACATTAGACGCCCATAAAGTTAGGTCGATCATCACCCAGAAAGGCAACAAGCTGGTGCACGTCCAAAAAGGTTCTAGTAACAGGAAAGAGACAACGATAATCAGAGAATTCGAACCCGATCAACTGAAAAtg acattgaCCGCCGATGGTGTCACTTGCACAAGGATTTACAAACCAGTCAAATAA